In the genome of Hemitrygon akajei chromosome 21, sHemAka1.3, whole genome shotgun sequence, the window agtgaccatttcacaccaGATCCTCGGGTGACAATTCAGCTACTGACAGTGGAAGTAGCTTGGCTCGAGATCATCAGAAATCAGAGGGCAGAGGAATGTTGGTGGAATTTCAACAAACCCTAACCCACACCAAAACATCACCTATACTGTCATCAGCAATGGCATGTGGTTTGAAGATTAACCCATGAGCTTCTCTACACTATCTCTAGGACAATTCGACTCAGGATAGTGAGACTACTAACCAAGTCTCATGCCCCAGTGGGTTGATACACCATTTCATATCTGGGCAAGGTGGATACTGGGTTTGGTGACTGTTGAGAGGTTCACAAGTGGGTTGTAGGTTTAGATGCAGTTAGTCAAGCATGAGAAAAGCAAGCATGCTGGTTCAAAGATCTATTTAAACATTATGAATGGACCATTCAGGTGGTGGACATGTTTAATGATTGCGATTTAGTGATTTCTCCCTTAAATACATGGATATTTTATGAGAAGCTGTTGTGCCTGGGTCACCTCAGTTCCACTGGGGAGGTCATGGAGTGAGATAGGAGTCAGCTGTCTCAAACCAAACTTTCTGCACTGCTTCTTCACCCAGTTCCCAGAGCTGATGCAAAAGCATCCAACCAGTTCTTGATGTGGTCATAAGGTATTCCTCATTGTCTGGGTAAAACTGGACTATGTATCTCCCCATAACCAGCGACTGAACAAACCTGCCAAGAACCAGCAAATACAAGGCATCCCTCTCCTGGGGAGATAAAGATATCTCACTTTCAAAGCCCGCGAGAATGTGGCCCCCCACATGCATGGGATCATTGTTGTCCAGCATCATGTACATTATGCATATGGCCACGTCACACACACAGTAACCAAAGTTTATGTTACCAAAGTCAAGAATGCCAGAGATGTCCAACTCCTGTTGCAGGTGACCTGGGTTGGAGCGATCAGCTGATGAATGATGAGGATGCACTAGAACGTTGGTGTGACTGAAGTCTCCATGATTGATGCCTGTTCGAGACACAAATGTTGTACAATTGTATCATCCATCGCTAAAGGCAACATACGCTCCTGAGCGtgagggacattatgttgcagtgaACACAtttgtgaggctgcacttggagaactgtgcacaGTCATAGTCATCACACTCATCTTTTGGACTGAACGTGAGGGGTTTATCAGGCCATGAGGTTACTGAGTCTGCTGGTGTACATCTTTGCTCCACAGTGTTTCTGGGATGCTCAGTTCTGAGTTCCATTTCTGTTCTATATCACTAACATTTAATGGACATTTGGACAGATACGCAGATAGGAACGGTTCAGAGGGATAGGGGCAGAATGTGTGCAAATGGTTCTAGGTTAGATGGCATTTTCCTGGCATGGACGAGTTGGGCTGGAGGATTTGCTTCCCTGCTGTACAAGCCCATAAGATCGTAAGACAAAGGATCAGAATTAGaacatttagcccatcgagtctactgttattccatcatggctgatttactttccctgtctatcccattctcctgccttctccctgtaaccttgatGTCCTTAattaaatttacccaatgacttggcttccacagccacctgtagtaATGAATTACACAGACTCACCACATCAGTCTGGGACTCTGGATGGGTTCTACTGGATGGCTGTTTAAGCACCTATTTCATTTCATTGTTCAGTGGTCAGAAGGTGAAGTTGGTGCACCTGGCCCATTGAAACCACCTATTTTCACAACTGCTTAAATTATCTGAAGTCCCCCCCTGCAAACCTAATGACTGACAGAGGGGCACTTACTTTCATGAAAGTTGCTGATATTTGGAAGCACCTTCTCTAGAATTTGCTGAATAATGTGCTCCACAACTTTGCGATCACTGTTCTTCAGTACGTATAGGTACTCTTTCAGCTGGTGAATGTTTGAAACTTTCCAGAAGAAGGAATCTCTCTGTAGACTCTTCAGTTTGGGATGCTGGAATTCCTAATAATTAGACAA includes:
- the LOC140714118 gene encoding hydroxylysine kinase-like isoform X1 — encoded protein: MSELKNAILTKPSLSEAQVVELVGQLYRLKVSEVQLMPSFVDQNFHIQVAETQVSGDHRRSYVLKVLNTTDSQDVDLVEVQTRVMMFLKQKGFPTPTPIPTTDGRIMSLETINSGQEYDTHMVRLFTYLPGIPLQQIPADPPMLYKIGQTLAQINKILKEFQHPKLKSLQRDSFFWKVSNIHQLKEYLYVLKNSDRKVVEHIIQQILEKVLPNISNFHESINHGDFSHTNVLVHPHHSSADRSNPGHLQQELDISGILDFGNINFGYCVCDVAICIMYMMLDNNDPMHVGGHILAGFESEISLSPQERDALYLLVLGRFVQSLVMGRYIVQFYPDNEEYLMTTSRTGWMLLHQLWELGEEAVQKVWFETADSYLTP